The Mercurialis annua linkage group LG8, ddMerAnnu1.2, whole genome shotgun sequence genome window below encodes:
- the LOC126661891 gene encoding uncharacterized protein LOC126661891 — MNRAWNINLDEECIRKGANSAAQSSAVRPSFKQNSKQDRFKPKEQRPPYDIHQSFNTRGDLKKYFQFHDGHGHVTDECRSLKKETDRLVQVGDLKYFVAQSKSYNPGGNNQGEQSNKRDEGPPLKRQNVAGVINTIAGDMADPEYKRGQRKRKKMVMNIAVTTPLSEVSFGPTNGEGVYFPHQDPLVTLGLIENFWVMKQMVVDEGSLVNLITKEAYLGIGCSVLNLKLVRTPLVGLGGTSDKQRV, encoded by the exons ATGAACCGAGCATGGAACATCAATCTAGACGAAGAATGCATAAGAAAGGGTGCTAATTCGGCTGCACAGTCAAGTGCAGTAAGACCATCCTTCAAGCAAAATAGCAAGCAAGATAGGTTCAAACCTAAAGAACAGAGACCACCG TATGATATCCACCAAAGTTTCAATACGAGGGGGGACTTAAAGAAATATTTCCAATTTCATGATGGACATGGACATGTCACCGACGAATGCAGAAGTTTGAAAAAAGAAACCGATCGATTGGTGCAAGTTGGGGACCTAAAATACTTTGTGGCACAAAGTAAAAGTTATAATCCAGGAGGAAATAATCAAGGAGAACAAAGCAATAAAAGAGACGAAGGGCCACCACTGAAGAGGCAAAACGTAGCAGGGGTAATCAACACAATAGCAGGGGACATGGCAGACCCCGAGTACAAGCGTGGTCAGcggaaaaggaaaaaaatggtAATGAACATTGCAGTCACAACACCTCTATCCGAGGTCAGTTTCGGTCCAACAAATGGCGAAGGGGTATATTTTCCACATCAGGATCCACTAGTAACTTTAGGTCTAATCGAAAACTTCTGGGTAATGAAACAAATGGTAGTAGATGAAGGAAGCTTGGTAaatctcatcactaaagaggcGTATCTTGGAATAGGATGCTCAGTGCTAAACCTAAAACTAGTCAGAACACCTCTGGTCGGCCTAGGAGGAACGTCAGACAAGCAGAGGGTGTAG
- the LOC126661892 gene encoding uncharacterized protein LOC126661892 yields MRLYSQAHRKKDGSWIDPEAGDKYEQMEAIRSKALEEGVAIDGRKILQKVLDIPKSGYARGLGYGAKRITAKESEFEARLQAEKFETEKQVKELNDQIQNQQVKIDNISQSYSKLKHLVQQMLNAKDDEEISIDGDETCIDGCEKSLDDEPSNDC; encoded by the exons ATGAGGCTCTACAGTCAAGCACACCGTAAAAAAGACGGCTCATGGATTGACCCAGAAGCTGGAGATAAATAC GAACAAATGGAAGCTATTCGCTCAAAAGCACTCGAGGAAGGCGTTGCAATTGATGGGAGGAAAATTCTACAAAAGGTTTTGGATATACCGAAGTCTGGTTATGCTCGTGGACTCGGATATGGAGCCAAACGGATAACAGCTAAAGAATCAGAGTTTGAAGCTCGTTTACAAGCAGAGAAGTTTGAGACTGAAAAGCAAGTTAAAGAACTAAAtgaccaaattcaaaatcaacaggTGAAAATTGATAACATTTCTCAATCATATAGCAAACTCAAGCATCTTGTTCAACAAATGTTGAATGCAAAAGATGATGAGGAAATATCTATTGATGGCGACGAAACATGTATCGATGGCTGTGAAAAATCTCTTGATGACGAACCATCTAATGATTG ctaa
- the LOC126662325 gene encoding uncharacterized protein LOC126662325, translating to MLRKADILDMDGELMNVKDRNCYLIKTGQPRRGKGRKAEIEDDCDEDEDNVSRELETENGQDEVVRDDVGIDQPREEEVRRPRKPKRRGAFEEEVLSLLNETKSRLTNIETSIEEIKREQRRSHRRWKACFGTLGAHDPSPPHTPES from the coding sequence ATGCTCCGTAAAGCCGACATTCTTGATATGGATGGAGAATTAATGAATGTAAAGGAccgaaattgttatttaattaaaactggcCAGCCGAGAAGAGGAAAGGGAAGAAAAGCAGAAATAGAAGATGACTGTGACGAAGATGAGGATAATGTAAGTAGAGAACTGGAAACCGAGAATGGTCAAGATGAGGTGGTGAGGGATGATGTCGGTATAGATCAACCAAGAGAGGAGGAAGTGAGGCGACCAAGAAAGCCGAAGCGAAGGGGAGCTTTTGAAGAGGAAGTACTTTCTTTGTTAAATGAAACAAAGTCGAGGTTGACTAATATTGAAACATCTATCGAAGAGATTAAAAGAGAACAACGAAGGTCACATCGCCGATGGAAGGCTTGTTTCGGCACCTTGGGAGCACATGATCCTTCACCTCCACATACACCGGAGAGTTAA